Below is a window of Edaphobacter bradus DNA.
GGTCTCGGCGAAGATGCGCTGAACGTCGGCAGCCTTGGCGACGTCGCCCTGGACGGCGATGGCCTTGCCGCCGCTTTTGGTGATTTCAGTTACGACTTTGTCGGCGCCCTCTTTGCTGGAGGCATAGTTGACTACGACGGAGGCTCCCTCTTTCGCGAGGCCCTTTGCGATGTCGGCTCCGATGCCTTTCGAGGCTCCTGTGACGACGGCTACTTTGCCCGTAAGTTTGCTCATTTGTTTCTCCTCCGGATCTTCAGGTCTATATTTCGATGACCGTCTAATTGATGAGCGAGAGGGGCAAAGGATTCGTGAGGGGAGTGTGAATTTAAGCCGGCTGCTTTGCGAGGTGATTCTGAAGGACTTCGAGGAATTTGGCTAGCCAGGCGGGATGCGCGGGCCAGGCGGGGCCGGTGACGAGGTTGCCGTCGGCGATTGCGTCGGTCATGGCGAGGGGGACGAAGGTGGCTCCGGCGAGCTCTACCTCAGGGGCGCAGGCGGGGTAGGCGTTGACGCGCTTGCCAGAGATGACGCGGGCGGCGGCAAGGATCTGCGCGCCGTGGCAGAGAGCGGCGATGGGCTTGTTGGCCTCGGCGAAGTGGCGGACGATCTCGATGACGCGAGGGTTGAGGCGGAGGTATTCGGGGGCGCGGCCGCCGGGGACGACCAGGGCATCGTAGTCGGCGGGCTCGATGTCGGCGAAGGTGGCGTTGAGGGTGAAGTTGTGGCCGCGCTTTTCGGAGTAGGTCTGGTCGCCCTCGAAGTCGTGAATGGCGGTACGGACGTACTGACCGGATTTCTTGTCGGGGCAGACAGCGTGGACAGTATGGCCGACCATCTGGAGGGCCTGAAAGGGAACCATGACCTCGTAGTCTTCGACGTAGTCGCCGACGAGCATTAGCAGTTTGGCAGGCTTCATGAGAGTCCTTTCGTCAATCTGGGGCTAGTAGCCGTTGGCGAGGAGGTACTGCTCGGTGAGGGTGAAGGCTTCCGAGGCTTGTTCGCGACGCTCGGCGTATTTGCCGAGGACGTCGACCTCGATGTTAAGCGGGCTGCCGGGGACGAGGGTGCGGAGGCTGGTCTCGGCGTAGGTGTGGGGGATGATGGCGACCTCGACGGTGTTGCCCTGGATGGATGCTACGGTGAGGGAGATGCCCTCAATGGTGATGGAGCCCTTTTCGACGACGTAGCGGGTGAGGGAGTCGGGGATGGTGAGGCGGAGGCGGTAGTCGGTGGCTCCGCTGCCGGTGGCGAGGGGCTCGAGGGAGGCGAGGGTGGCGGTGCCGTCGACGTGTCCCTGGACGACGTGGCCGCCGAGGGGAGAGCCGGCGGGTGTGGGAAGCTCGAGGTTGACGACGGTGTCGGGCTGGAGGCGCGAGAGGGTGGTGCGGGCGATGGTCTCGGCGGCGAGGTCGGCGGAGAAGCGTGGGGGAAAGGCGTGCGGCTCGATGTCGAGCGCGGTGAGGCAGACTCCGCTGACGGCGACGCTATCGCCGGTCGCGAGGCGGCCGACGAGCTGGTTGGGCGCGGCGATGGTGATGCGGGTAACTCCGGCGCTGGGGGTGACGCAGAGGACGGTTCCGGTGGTTTCGATGAGGCCGGTGAACATGGGAATAGGGTACAGGGGTTGGGGCGCGGGGAACAGGGCGGCAATGGACTGATTCACTCCCAGGGGTCGCGTAGGTAGCCCGTGACGCGGGCGTCGGGGGCTACAAGTACGCGGGTGACGCGGTGGAGGGACTGCTCGAAGTGATAGGGGGAGAGGATGCCGTGGGCGAAGGGGATGGCTTGTTCGCCGAGCTCGGTCTCGGAGTAGAAGAGTACGACTTTGTCGACGAGGTTCTGGCGGAGGAAGGCTCCGTTGAGGTGCGCGCCGCTTTCGAGCAGGACGCTGAGGATGTTTCGCTCGGCGAGGGTGGCGAGGACGGCGGGGAGGCTGAGGCGTCCGGCGTGGTCGGGGATGGTCTCGACGTCGACGCCCTTGCGGGTGAGCTCGGCGATCCTTGCGCTGGAGGCTGAGGTGCTGGTGAGGACGAGAACGTCGGAGCCGTTGTCGGTGCGGGTGGCGGAGCGGACGAGATGCGAGTTGCGCGGGATGCGGAGGTGCGAGTCGAGGACGACGCGGAGGAGGTTACGGCGGCGGGGTTCTCCGTTGGGGCCGAGGATGTTGCTGCGGTCGGTGAGGGCAGGGTCGTCGGCCAGCACGGTGCCGATGCCAGTGAGGATGGCGTCGGCGGAGTGCCGGAGGACCTGCACCTCGTGGCGCGCTGCGGGGCCAGTAAGCCAGTGGGGTTGGTTTGGGAAGCGGTGTGCGGGTGGCGGAGCGAGCTTGCCGTCGATGGAGAGTGCGGCCTTGAGGGTCACGAAGGGGGTGCGGGTGCGGATGAAGTGGGCGAAGGCCTCGTTGAGGTCGCGGGCCTGCTGCTGGAGGACGCCTACGGTGACTTCGATGCCGGCGGCCTGGAGCTTTGCGATGCCGCGTCCGCTGACGAGAGGGTTGGGGTCGGTGGTGGCGACGACGCAGCGGGAGATTCCGGCGGTGAAGAGGGCGTCAGCGCAGGGGCCGGTGCGGCCGTGGTGGCTGCAGGGTTCGAGCGTGACGTACGCCGTGGCGCCTTGCGTGGAGAAGCCGCGTGAGGCGGCCTGCTTGAGGGCGACGATCTCGGCGTGGTCGTAGTTGGCGTAAAGGTGGGCGCCTTCGCCGATGATCATGGGCTTGCCTCTGCCGGGAGGAGCGTGGACGAGGAGGCAGCCGACCTGTGGGTTGGGCGAGGCCAAGGCTGCGGTGTGCTCGGCCAAATTGAGAGCCCGGCCCATGAAGAACTCGTCTTGCGTGGGAGAAGACATGCTATCGAGAGGATAGCTGTTTTGTGGTGGGGAGTAGAAAGCAGGCCCCTCCGCTCCGGGGAGGATGGACAGTGTTGTGGAGGGAACAAGGCCCGTATTTTCGATTCACCTAGAAATGATAGGCGGCGCCGAGGGTGAGGACTGACGGGGAAAGTCCGTTGGGGAGATTGCGGCCGGAGAGCCACTTCTGATATTCGAAGTCAGCCCGGGCAGTAACATTGTGGCGCACCCGGTAGTCGACTCCTACACCCACGGCAAACATGTTGTAGGCGAGGTTGGCAGTGACGACGCCAGTGCGGTAGTCGGTGAAGTTGTAGACGCCGCGCCCATAGAGGAGCTTTGCATACGGGATGAACTTACGAGAAGGGCCGAGGGGATGGTAGTAGCGGCCTCCGATCTCGTAGGTCTTCTCGTACTGGTTAGTCTTGCCGTCTTTGAGGAAACGAAACTCGCCTTCCACTCCAAAGCGGCGTGTGAAGTCGAAGTCGGTGTAGACGGTGAAGCCGTCTACGCGGTAGGGGAGATAGTCAGTATTGGCGTTGGAAAAGCCGGCGCCAACCTGGAGGTCAGCAAGTCGCGAGGCGGTCGGCGTTGCCTGGGCGTGCGAGATGGACGCCGTGCCAAACAGAACGAGAAGAGAGCCAAGAACCCGTTTCAACAAACGCTTTCCCCTTTTAGGTGGTTCTGATGGAGCTGCGGGTATTCTGTGGGGCCCGAAGCTGACGGGGCTGAGGGAGTGTTCCCTGGCCACTGAAGCAGTAGAACTAGAATACATAAGCTGCTCCAAAGGTGTAGTCCAATGGAGTGAGCCCATTAGAGTTGTAGCCGGGCCATTTCTGGTATTCAAAGTCGAAAGCTCGAACGCTGAAGTGCTTTGTCGCCTGATAGTCCAGGCCTCCGCCGAGGGAGTAGATCTTGTAGGTGTAGGTCGCGGTCGGCGCATTGCTGAATATGTATTTGAATCGTCCAACGCCGAGAAGAACTTTAGCGTAAGGGCTGAACCTGCCGTAGTGGAAGGCATAGCGCGGGCCGAGCAGGTAAGAATCAACTCCGATGTCGGTCGGCGTAACCATACTGGCCCTATGGATATCGCCTTCTATGCCCCAGTGGCGGGTGAAGTCGAGGTTGCCGTAGATCGTGAGGCCCTGGACCTTGCGCTGACCGTAGTCGGGGTTGGCAATCGTCCAGCCGGCGCCGATCTTGATGGACACGAGCCGCGATGCTGCTGAGGTCGCCTGCGCGCGAGACCAGGTTGCGAGTCCCAGGACGACGACGAGACGCGCGAGTTGGATGAGAAGCTTCAACGTCCCTGGTGATTTTTCAAAAAATGAAGTGAGGCATGCAGAGAAGAGGTACAGGCCTCTCCGCCTGAGCGATGAGGGACCGCCCTTTCAGGCGGTACCCTCATCCATTCAGTTAGTTTTGTGGAGCCGGGGTTTGCGCAGCCGGAGCTGCAGCGGCAGGTGCGTCGGCCGGAGTGGCAGGAGCTGTTGTGTTGTCAGCAGCGGGCTGTGCCGCATTGCCAGCAGGCGCGGCGGCGGCGTTGGTTGCAGGCTGCGCCGCAGCCGGAGCAGCGGCGGCATCGACCGGAGCCTTGTAGTAGCCCAGCTTCAGGTAGACCGGCGTGACCTCGAAGGGCATCTTATCGGCCGGGCTGTACATGGGCTCAAACGGGGAGTGCATGACGACGACCTGATCGGTCCAGGGGTCGTGACGGAGGAAGTTCGACAGTGGCATAGCCGCCTGCTGCTTGAGGTCCTTCATGTCGAGCTTGGGGGCCTTGGACATGATGGCGGCCATCCAGAAGGTAGGATCGTTGTCGCTCTTGACGAGGCCGTCGCCGATCATGGGCTCGTTGAGGGCCTTGAGCGGCTTGACACGCTGCTGGAGCTGCTGGAGGTAGAGGCCGAAGTACTGCTGCCCGGCGTCGAGTTCCTTGGCGCTGAGCAATTCCATGGCTTTCTTGGCTGCCGCGGCGTTGTCGGAATCGGTGTGGTGCATGGGAATGCGGTTGAATACCGAGGAGGAGGGGAAGAGCAGGCGATCGTTGAAGGCGTACTTGGTGTCGAGCCGGTGGGCGAGGATGATGTGGGCGATCTGGAAGGCGAGGATCGCGTTGAGATTGCCCATCTGCTGTGCGCCGTCCTGGCTGATGACGGCGGTGGTATCGAGCAGGCCCTTGGAGATGACGATGGTGTTGCCGATGGCGAGCGACTCAAGCGGCTCGGTCAGCAGCGTACGGCAGCGAATGGGCCGAGAGAGGGTGATGTTGTTATAGGCGAGAATGTTGCCGGCGAGAGCCTCGAGGGTCTTGTCGAACTCGCTGGGAGCATCAAGCAGACCGGCCTGGAAGAGGCGGGCGACGACGTTGTCCTCAGCCTGCGCAACCCAGGCGCGCTGGGCCCCTAGCGGGCCGACGTCGGAGGCTTCGTTGCTGACGTCGGTGGCCCCGACGACATCCATGGAGGTGTTCTCGCTCTCGGCTGTGGGAACCTTCAGGACGTAGCCCCAGATGTGGTTAATGGCCTTGAACCTGAGGGTGCGCGAGGTGCTCTTGGGATCGCTCTCTTCTACGTAGAAGGAGGTCGGCAGCCAGAGGTCGGGCTGCACGTTGGTGCGCCAGCTGTCGAAGTGGTAGTACTCGCTGTAGTCCTTCTCGGTACCGGAGAAGTCGCCGTTGAAGCGGACGACGTTGCCGTTATGGGTCTCAACCCAGATGCGGCCGAAGAAGCGGCCGACGGTGCGCTTGCCGTTGATGGGAGTGACGTCGAAGACGGCGGTGGGCGTGGTCCCGATGAACTCATTGCGGACGTAGCCGAAGGCATAGTGCTGCCGGTCGAAGTCCTTGGAGTCCATCAGCAGCATCTGGATGAAGCCGCCCTCTTTGAAGCTGAGGTGCAGGCTGCCGCCGAGGTTGGAGAGGAATGAGGTGGAATTCTTAAAGAAGCCGAGCTTGCCACCGTTGTTGGTTCCCTTAGAGGTGGACTTGTTGATCGCGTAAGAGCTGCCGCCGATGACCTTGGCAAACTCGACGCGGCCGAGGAAGTGCTGGTCGGACTCTGGCGCCTGACCGAGGACCGGATCGGGCTTCATGTTCTGGATGTAGGTCTCGACGAGGGGAGCACGCTCTCTGACGGTCTTGATGACATCCTTCTCCCGCGTAATAGCCTTGTCGATGAGGGCGTTCTGGCTCGCCGATAGCTTGCGCGCCGGAAGGATGTCGTCATCCTGTTTCTTCTTCTTGCCGAGCAGCGGAACGGCGAAGGCTGCCTGGGCAGTGAAGACTACGGCAACGAGGGCGGCCAATGCGAGACCGGCTTTGGGCTGTTTCCGGAAGGTCATGATTTACGGCTCCTGCGGCGGCCTTTCGGCCGCCTTGATGATGGAGTTGATGCTAGTTCAACAGGAGCAAACGGACAACCCGATTGCTCCTGATTGGTAACGTAATTGCTCATCCAGCGAGTTGGAAAGCAACGTTGACGACACCTTCCCAGTCGACGGGTTGACCCGAGGCATCGGTTGCGGGCTGGAAGCGAGTGGCCTGCACGGCACGAACGGCAGACTCACCGAGGCCGTGTCCGAGGTCGCTGATGACTCCGAGGACCTGCACGGCTCCCGACGAGGAGACGCGGAGGCGAACTGAGACGGTGCCCTCGATGTGCAGCTTGAGCGCCTCGGCGGTGTACTCAGGTTTGGGCTTGAAGAGAACCTTGGGCGCCGAGCGGGCAGTTTGCGTCGGGGCGGTGGGCTTGGGCATCGGGGGAGGCGTGTTCTGGCCGAGGTTGACCGGGCCAGCAACGCGTCCGGGTGCATTGAGCGGGCCCGTGCCGCCGGCGACGCCGAGCTTGACTCCCTTGACGGCGTTGGCTGCGTTGTCGTGGCCGTTCATGTTCTGGCTGCCGGGTGAGCCGGAGCCGAGGTTGACGGCGGTGGCGTGAGCACCTGCGCCGGTGTTGGAGGCAGGCATTCCAGCAAGGCCCCTCTGTCCGAGGTTGATTGCGCTCGCAGCGGGACGGTTCGAAGGAGCGATGGGGTTGTTCGCCTGGCCAAGAGCGACTGCGGATGGGTGCGGCGAATTATTGGGCACTGAGGCCGGCATCGCCTGTGCGAGGTTGACGACCTTAGGCGCCGGAGGCGGTTGCACCAGCTTGGGCGGTGCAGGGAGCACTACCGGAGCCTGCTGCATCTTGACCTCCTGGATCTTCGGAGGATCGGGAAGCTTGATCTCCGGCATCTTGATCTTCGGAGGCTCGACCTTGACGACCGGAGGCGTCGGGAGCGGCTTGGGAATGATCTTGGGACGGACTGGTTCCGGCTCGACCTTCTTGATGGGAATAGGCTCGACGAGCGACGTGAGCTTGTTCCTCTTGTCCATGGTTTTCTTCGCGGCGGCGCCGAGAATGCAGACGACGACTGCGATCACGATGTTGACCGTGACGGAGGTGAATAAGGAACCCTTGCTCTGGTTGCCGTCGTTGAGGACGCCGAAGTGAGTGAACTGCATGCTTGGAGGTGCTGGATCATCACTGCGCAGCGGCTTTGCCATAGAAAAATCCTTCAAGAGAGTGGAACGACGCGACCAGCCGGCAGCAGAACCGTAACCAGTCGGATTTCGGAAAGGAGCTTCAGACTCTTGCCTGAAGGTCCGTCGGACATAATTGAACTGTGAGGGCCGGACTCAATTGCTATTTTCTTTGTTGACGTTTTGCTAAGCCCATTGTCGCCCAAGCACTACCAAGACAGACGGCAGGAGCGGTGAAAAAGGTTGCAGCAGGAGCCGTACCACCTGCACTGCTTGGACGGAGCTCTGCTGATAACGGAACTCTCACTTACAGCAAGTATATTGCCGTAACCGTATGTGCTTGACACTGGTACTTTTGTTGTATTCAGAGAAACATCAGGAGAGGATTTTGAGGATGAAGATTTTAGTGACGGGCGGAGCGGGTTATATCGGGGGCACGGTAACGAGGTTGCTGCTTTCTCAGGGGCATCAGGTGACCGTGTTTGACAACCTCTGCCACAGCAAGCGGATGGCGGTGGCGAAGGCCGCGGAGTTTGTCGAGGGAGACTTGGCTGACCGCGCGCTGGTGGAGAAGACCCTGCGCGAGGGGCGGTTTGATGGCGTCATGCACTTTGCCGCGTTGATTGAGGCGGGCGAGAGCATGAAGGCCCCGGAGATCTACTTTAGAAACAACACCGCGGCCACTCTGACGCTGCTGGAGTCGATGCTTGCGACGGGGCACGACCGGCTGGTCTTCAGTTCGACGGCGGCCTGCTACGGGGAGCCGGAGAAGACGCCGATCCTGGAAGATGCGAAGCTGGATCCGACGAATCCGTATGGCGAGAGCAAGTTGTTGGTGGAGCAGATGTTGCGTTGGCTTAACGAGTCGCGTGGACTGCGATACGCGAGCCTAAGGTACTTCAATGTTGCAGGTGCGATGGATGGGTATGGCGAGGCGCATGAGCCCGAGTCGCACCTGATTCCGTTGATTCTGGATGTTGCGCTGGGGCGGCGGGCTAGCATCAAGGTCTTCGGGAAGGATTATCCGACGAAGGATGGGAGCTGCGTTCGCGATTACATCCACGTGCAGGACCTGGCGGAGGCGCATCTGCTTGCGCTGGCGGCACTCAGGGAGAAGTGCCGGTTGATCTACAACATCGGCAACGGGCAGGGCTTTACGGTGCTGGAGGTGATCGACGCCGTGCGGCGCGTGACCGGGCGGCCGATTCAGGTAGTCGAAGAGGGGCGCCGGCCGGGCGATCCTGCGGTGCTCGTGGCGAGCTCGGAGAAGATCAAGGCGGAGCTTGGATGGCAACCGAAGTTCGCCGAGCTGGACAAGATTATTTCGAGCGCATGGAAGTGGCATCAGCAGCGTTACGCCTGAATTTCATCGACCTCACAAGTGGGAGACCGTCTCTCCGCAAGTTGTGGTGAAGTGATGTGAAGTGGTGATGTTCAAAGGAGTTTCCTTGATCGAGAGCATGTTTCATCTGCATCTGCCCCTGCTGGAGAAGATTCTTCGGCCGATCATCGTGTATCTGTGCCTCGTCGCGTTTCTGCGGATGTTTGGGAAGCGGGAGCTGGCGCAGTTGAATCCGTTCGACCTGGTGGTCTTGCTGAGCCTGTCAAATACGGTGCAGAACGCGATAATCGGGGACGACAACACCGTAACAGGAGGAGTCATCGGGGCGTTTTCGCTGCTGACGGTGAACTGGGTGGTGACTCGCGCGCTGTTCCGGGCTCCGAAGCTGACAGGTGCGATTGAAGGGGATGAGACGGTGCTGATCCGGAACGGCGTGGTGGACTGGGAGGCCATGAAGAAGGAGGCACTGACTGAGCTGGAGCTGATGACTGTGCTGCATAAGCAGGGGCTGGGGGACTACTCCGACGTGAAGAAATGTGTGCTTGAGCCGAGCGGGAATTTCTACGTGGAGGCGATTCAGCCGGACCACGGAGAGAGGGAGCGCACAGAGATTCTGGAGGAGGTCAGGGCCTTGACGGAGGAGGTGCGTAGGTTGAAGGAGGAGTTGGCTACGCGATGAGGGCGCCTATTGTGCCTATTTCGGCTGGGTCTTGAGCTCGTGCCGGCTGATTTTGTCGAGAGTCTGGCGGTAGCGGTCGGGTGGAGTGGGGAGGCGGGAGTCGCGGATGGCTGCGCGGTAGCCTCCCATGTAGATGGAGTACATGACGGCCAAGGCGCAGCCTACGCCGAAGGCGAAGCCGAAGAAGAGGCCGATGGCTGTTGACAAGAAAATGCTCATTGATGTCACAAGTTTACGTTGTTGGACAGAGCAGCGGTTCGTTGATCGTACATTGTTGCAGGTGGGCGAGCCGTAGCGTACCGTTTTGAAGTTGAAAAAAGTTCGGAGGGTAGTGCGTGAAGGCGATGGTTGAGGGCCAGAATCTGGATTCGAGTCTGCGGGAGAACAGGACGTTTGGGCCGCCTGCAGCGTTTGCAGCAAGGGCCCATGTGAAGAGTTTGGCGGAGTATGAGGCGATGTACCGGCGCAGTGTGGAGCAGCCGGAGGAGTTCTGGGCCGAGGCGGCGAGGGAGCTGGAGTGGTTCGAGAGATGGACGCGGGTGTTGGAGCCGGGAAGAGACGGTTCGGGGCTGGGGGCGAAGTGGTTCGTTGGTGGCAAGCTGAACCTCTCGTACAACTGCGTTGACAGACACGCGAAGGGGGCGCGGAAGGACAAGGTGGCTCTGCTGTGGGAGGGTGAGCCGGGCGAGATTCGCAAGCTGACCTATGGCGAGCTGCATGAGCAGGTGCAGCGGTTCGCGAATGTGCTGAAGGGATTGGGGATTAAGAAGGGCGATCGCGTCGCGATCTATATG
It encodes the following:
- a CDS encoding DJ-1/PfpI family protein, which encodes MKPAKLLMLVGDYVEDYEVMVPFQALQMVGHTVHAVCPDKKSGQYVRTAIHDFEGDQTYSEKRGHNFTLNATFADIEPADYDALVVPGGRAPEYLRLNPRVIEIVRHFAEANKPIAALCHGAQILAAARVISGKRVNAYPACAPEVELAGATFVPLAMTDAIADGNLVTGPAWPAHPAWLAKFLEVLQNHLAKQPA
- a CDS encoding riboflavin synthase, which produces MNQSIAALFPAPQPLYPIPMFTGLIETTGTVLCVTPSAGVTRITIAAPNQLVGRLATGDSVAVSGVCLTALDIEPHAFPPRFSADLAAETIARTTLSRLQPDTVVNLELPTPAGSPLGGHVVQGHVDGTATLASLEPLATGSGATDYRLRLTIPDSLTRYVVEKGSITIEGISLTVASIQGNTVEVAIIPHTYAETSLRTLVPGSPLNIEVDVLGKYAERREQASEAFTLTEQYLLANGY
- the ribD gene encoding bifunctional diaminohydroxyphosphoribosylaminopyrimidine deaminase/5-amino-6-(5-phosphoribosylamino)uracil reductase RibD — translated: MSSPTQDEFFMGRALNLAEHTAALASPNPQVGCLLVHAPPGRGKPMIIGEGAHLYANYDHAEIVALKQAASRGFSTQGATAYVTLEPCSHHGRTGPCADALFTAGISRCVVATTDPNPLVSGRGIAKLQAAGIEVTVGVLQQQARDLNEAFAHFIRTRTPFVTLKAALSIDGKLAPPPAHRFPNQPHWLTGPAARHEVQVLRHSADAILTGIGTVLADDPALTDRSNILGPNGEPRRRNLLRVVLDSHLRIPRNSHLVRSATRTDNGSDVLVLTSTSASSARIAELTRKGVDVETIPDHAGRLSLPAVLATLAERNILSVLLESGAHLNGAFLRQNLVDKVVLFYSETELGEQAIPFAHGILSPYHFEQSLHRVTRVLVAPDARVTGYLRDPWE
- a CDS encoding porin family protein, with product MKRVLGSLLVLFGTASISHAQATPTASRLADLQVGAGFSNANTDYLPYRVDGFTVYTDFDFTRRFGVEGEFRFLKDGKTNQYEKTYEIGGRYYHPLGPSRKFIPYAKLLYGRGVYNFTDYRTGVVTANLAYNMFAVGVGVDYRVRHNVTARADFEYQKWLSGRNLPNGLSPSVLTLGAAYHF
- a CDS encoding porin family protein, which codes for MKLLIQLARLVVVLGLATWSRAQATSAASRLVSIKIGAGWTIANPDYGQRKVQGLTIYGNLDFTRHWGIEGDIHRASMVTPTDIGVDSYLLGPRYAFHYGRFSPYAKVLLGVGRFKYIFSNAPTATYTYKIYSLGGGLDYQATKHFSVRAFDFEYQKWPGYNSNGLTPLDYTFGAAYVF
- a CDS encoding energy transducer TonB; protein product: MAKPLRSDDPAPPSMQFTHFGVLNDGNQSKGSLFTSVTVNIVIAVVVCILGAAAKKTMDKRNKLTSLVEPIPIKKVEPEPVRPKIIPKPLPTPPVVKVEPPKIKMPEIKLPDPPKIQEVKMQQAPVVLPAPPKLVQPPPAPKVVNLAQAMPASVPNNSPHPSAVALGQANNPIAPSNRPAASAINLGQRGLAGMPASNTGAGAHATAVNLGSGSPGSQNMNGHDNAANAVKGVKLGVAGGTGPLNAPGRVAGPVNLGQNTPPPMPKPTAPTQTARSAPKVLFKPKPEYTAEALKLHIEGTVSVRLRVSSSGAVQVLGVISDLGHGLGESAVRAVQATRFQPATDASGQPVDWEGVVNVAFQLAG
- the galE gene encoding UDP-glucose 4-epimerase GalE: MKILVTGGAGYIGGTVTRLLLSQGHQVTVFDNLCHSKRMAVAKAAEFVEGDLADRALVEKTLREGRFDGVMHFAALIEAGESMKAPEIYFRNNTAATLTLLESMLATGHDRLVFSSTAACYGEPEKTPILEDAKLDPTNPYGESKLLVEQMLRWLNESRGLRYASLRYFNVAGAMDGYGEAHEPESHLIPLILDVALGRRASIKVFGKDYPTKDGSCVRDYIHVQDLAEAHLLALAALREKCRLIYNIGNGQGFTVLEVIDAVRRVTGRPIQVVEEGRRPGDPAVLVASSEKIKAELGWQPKFAELDKIISSAWKWHQQRYA
- a CDS encoding DUF421 domain-containing protein, which translates into the protein MIESMFHLHLPLLEKILRPIIVYLCLVAFLRMFGKRELAQLNPFDLVVLLSLSNTVQNAIIGDDNTVTGGVIGAFSLLTVNWVVTRALFRAPKLTGAIEGDETVLIRNGVVDWEAMKKEALTELELMTVLHKQGLGDYSDVKKCVLEPSGNFYVEAIQPDHGERERTEILEEVRALTEEVRRLKEELATR